The genomic DNA CGACATGTCGCGCCCGCCCGGTCCGCCGGTGCCGTTGGACAGCACGTACAGCTCGGAGAAGACCCGCAGCGCCGACACCGACACCAGCACCGAGACGAGCAGCATCGTGTTGCGCACGCCGGGCACGGTGACGCTCCAGAACCTGCGCACCGGCCCGGCGCCGTCCACCGCGGCCGCCTCGTGCAGCTCCCGGCGGACGTTCCCCAGGGCCGACAGATAGATGATCATGTAGTAGCCGAGCCCCTTCCAGATCGTCAGGCTGATCGCGCTGAACAGCAGCAGCCAGCGGTCGGTGAGGAACGGCACCGGCTCCGTGACGACGCCCAGCCACTGGGCGAAGCCGTTGACCAGCCCGCGGTCGTCCAGCACCCAGCCCCAGATGAGGGCGACCACGACGGCGGAGGCGACCACGGGCGTGTAGAACGCGGTGCGGAAGAACGTGATGCCGGGCAGCCTCTTCTCCACCAGGATGGCCAGCAACAGCGGCAGCATGGTGAGCAGCGGCAGGCAGACCAGCATGTAGACGATGCTGTTGACCAGCGCGTCGGTGAGCTGGTCGTCGTCGAGCGCCCGGGCGAAGTTGGCCAGGCCGGTGAAGTGGCCGCCGCCCAGCGGCTTGGCGTTGGTGAACGCCAGCACCACCGTGTTGATCGACGGCCAGATGTTGAACACCAGCAGCCAGCAGACCGCGGGCGCCACCAGCAGCCAGGGGGTGAACCAGCGGCGATGGGTCATGTCAGTTCTGCAGCAGTTCGTCGCACTTGGCCACGGCGGTGTCGAGCGCCTCCTTGGCGGAGACCTCTCCGCTGATCGCGAGCGCGAACTGCTGCCTGATGAGCTTCTTCATCGCCTCGGTCAGCACGACCGGCTCCAGCATCCGCGCCTGGGCCAGCGACCGGAACGCCATCACCTTCGCCTCGCCGGCGTTGGTGCCGTCGCTCTTGCTGAAGAACGGGTCGTCCGCCGACGCCTTGGTGCTCGGGAAGACGGCCACCAGGTGGGCGAAGGCGGCCTGGTTCTCGGGACTGGTCACCCAGCGGGCCAGGGCCAGGGCCGCCGGGGCGTTCTTCGTCCGGCTGGAGACCGACAGGCCCTGCACGTACAGCGGCGGGGTGCCCATGGCCGGCGACGGCACCACCTTGGGCGCCAGCGACGGGTTGTCCACGGCCAGGCTGGTGATGTGGTTGCCGCCGCCGGTGGTCCACGCCACTGTGCCCTCGTTGAACAGCTTGGCGTTGCCCGCGTAGGTGTCGGTCAGCACGTCGCGCGGCAGCAGGCCCTCCTTGAACGCGGCGCGGTACTCGTCGAGCAGCGCGGCGGCCTCCGGCGTGTTGAAGGTGAACCTCGTCCCGTCGTCGGACATCAGCTTCACCCCGGCCTGGACCAGGTCGCCCAGCTCGGGCTTGCGGCTCATGAGGTAGACCTTGCCGCCCGACTTGTCCTTGAGGGTCCTGGCCTGGGCGACCAGTTCGTCGAAGTCGGCCGGCGGCTTCTTCGGGTCGAGGCCGTAGCGGGTCATCAGCTCGGAGTTCCAGTAGTTGACGTCGGTGTTGAGGTACCACGGGTAGCCGTAGACGCCCTGGAAGCCGGCGTAGGTGTAGGCGGCGACGCCGCCGGAGACGTACTCGTCGGTCACGCCGGGGTCGGCCTTGGACACGTCGAGCAGCAGGCCCTGCTTCACCAGCGGGAGCGCGAACTCGGGCGGCAGGTTGGTCACGTCGGGCAGGGAACCGCCCGCGGCCTGGCTCAGCACCTTGTCGGAGTAGCCCTCGCCGGGCTGGTCCAGCCACTCGACCGTGACGCCCGGGTGTTTCCGCTCGAAGCCGTCGATGACGCCCTGGACGTAGGCCGTGAACTTCGGCTTGAGCGCCCACGTCTGCAGGGTGACCTTGCCCTTCACCTCGCCCGTGACGGTCGCGTCAGGCGCCGCGGCCTGCTGACCCGTCTCCCCCAGCCCGCAACCCGCGACCGCCACCACGGCGGCCAGGCCCAGACCCGACCAGTACCTTCGCATGGAACTCTCCTCGGAGATGACGCTAAACCGCTATAGTTGCCGGACTATTCACTGGCTAGACTCTGCTGTCAATAGCTGATTTCGATTCGTGAAGGAGCCGCTGGTGGGTCGACCGACGATCGCGGACATCGCCGAGCGGGTCGGCGTGTCCAAGGGCGCGGTGTCGTTCGCGCTCAACGGGCGTCCCGGGGTGGCCGAGGCGACGCGGGCGAGGATCCTGCAGGTCGCCAAGGAGATGAACTGGCGTCCGCACAGCGCGGCCAGGGCCCTCGGCGGGGCGCGGGCCGACGCGGTCGGCCTGGTGATCGCCAGGCCGGCCAGCACGCTCGGGGTGGAGCCGTTCTTCGCCCAGTTGCTGTCGGGGCTGCAGGCGGGGCTGTCCCAGCAGGCGGTCGCGATGCATCTGATGATCGTCGAGGACGTCGAGGCCGAGACGCAGGTCTACCGCGACTGGGCCTCGGCGCACCGCGTCGACGGCTTCATCCTCGTCGACCTCAAGGTCCGCGATCCGCGGATCGACGTGCTGGAGGAGCTCGGCGTGCCCGCCGTGGTGCTGGGCGGCCCCGGCCGGCACGGCTCGCTGTCCAGCGTCTGGGCCGACGACCGGGAGGCGATGCTGTCGGTCGTCGACTACCTCGCCGCGCTCGGTCACCGGCGGATCGCGCACGTCGCCGGCCTGCCCGGGTTCCGGCACACCCAGCGGCGGATGCGGGCGCTGCGCGACTCCAGCCGCCGCCTCGGCCTGGCCGACACGGTGACGCTGACCACCGACTTCAGCGACGCCGAGGGCGCGGCGGCGACCAGGACCCTGCTGTCGCGCGGCCGGCGGCCCACCGCGATCGTCTACGACAGCGACGTGATGGCGCTCGCCGGGCTGGGCGTGGCGGGCGAGATGGGCGTCCGGGTGCCGGACGAGCTGTCCATCGTGGCCTTCGACGACTCGGTGCTGACCAGGATCGCCCACCCGGCCATCACCGCGCTGTCGCGTGACACCTTCGCCTACGGCCGCCGGCTGGCCGAGGTGATGCTCGAGGTGATCGACGACCCCGGACGCAGGCAGGACGTCAGGACGGCCACGCCGCGCCTGGTGGTCAGGGAGAGCACGGCGCCTCCCGGGACTTGGCAAGCCGACTAAACCGGTTTAGGGTTCGCGGGAGTTCGACTCTTCTCTCGGAGGACGCGTGCCCCTGTCCCACCCCATCCGTTTCGGCGCCAACTACGTGCCTCCGGCAGGCTGGTTCCACGGCTGGCTCGACTTCTCGCCCGACTCCGTCCGCCGCGACCTGGACGACCTCGCCGGGCTCGGGCTGGATCACGTCCGGGTGTTCCCGATCTGGCCGTGGATCCAGCCCAACCGCGCCCTGATCAGGCAGCGGGGCATCGACGACCTGCTCCAGGTGATCGACATCGCCGCCGAGTCCGGCCTGTCCGTGGCGGTGGACCTGCTCCAGGGGCACCTGTCGAGCTTCGACTTCCTGCCGTCATGGGTGCTCACCTGGCACGAGCGCAGCCTGTTCACCGACCCGGAGGTCCGCGACGGCATCGCCGCCTACGCCGACCGGGTCGCCCGCGCCGTCGGCGAGCGCGACAACGTCTTCGCCGTGACCCTCGGCAACGAGGTGAACAACCTCTACCCGGCCAACCCGACCACCCCCGAGGCGTCCACCCGCTGGGCGGCCGAGCTGATCGACGTGGTGCGGGCGGCGGCTCCGCACCTGCTGTGCCTGCACTCCTTGTACGACGCGAGCTGGTACGACCCCGGCCACCCGTTCCGTCCCGCCGACAACGTGGACCTGGGCGACCTGACCACGGTCCACTCGTGGGTCTTCAACGGCGTGTCGGCCGTCGACGGGCCGCTCGGCCCCGCCACCGTCACGCACGCCGACTACCTCGTCGAGCTGGCCGCAGCCACCTCGCCGGACCCGGCCCGGCCGGTGTGGCTGCAGGAGGTGGGGGCGCCCCGGCCGGACGTCCCGCAGGCCGACGCGGCCGAGTTCACCCGGCGCACCCTCGACGCGGTCACCGCCAACCCGGCCCTGTGGGGCGTGACGTGGTGGTGCTCCCACGACGTCGACCGGTCGCTGGCCGACTTCCCGGCCCGCGAGTACGACCTGGGCCTGTTCACCGTCGACCACCGCGCCAAGCCCGCCGCCCGGGCGCTGGCGTCCGCGGCCGAGGCGCACCGCCGCAGCCGGCCGCCCGCGGCGCGCCGACCGGCGCTGCTGTGCGAGGTGGACCTCAGGGCGGAGCCGGAACGCCGGGCCGAGGTCGCCCCGGGCGGCGCCTTCCACACCGAGTGGGTCCGGCTGCGGCAGGCGGGTCCGCTGGCCATCGTCACCCGAAGCCGCGCCGCCGACTCCGGCTACCTGGCCGCCCGCGGCATCGACGCCGTCCTCACCGAGACCTGACCCGAACCACCCGACCCAGACCACCCGACGCACCCCGACGACCGACCCAGGTCACCCGGCCCCTCCCAGGACCGACACAGGTCACCCCGACGCCACCCGAGGCCCGATCGAGGCCGGCCGAAGCCGATCCAGGCCGGCCGAGGAGCGAGAGGAAGCGATTCCGGATGCGACGAAGACTGTTACCGCTGCTCTGCGCAGCACTGACCACCGTGGCCGTGCTCTCCACACCCGTGCTCTCCACAGCCGTGCAGGCCACGCCCACGCCGGCCGCGGCCGCCACCGCCCCGCCCGCCACGGCCACGCGGGCTCCCGAGCCGGTCGCGGCCTCCACCGTGCGGGCGGGCGGCGACGGCGGCCAGCCGTACGCCTCCTTCTGGTACCCCGACACCATCCTCGGCTGGGACCCCGCCACCGACCCCGACGCCCGGTTCAACCGCTCCCGCGTGCCGCTGCGGCCCCGCGCCTCCCTGCCCGCCCTGAAGGCGAACCCGCACGCCCGCGCGGGAGAGGGCCGCGTCGCCTCCCTGGTGTCCTTCGCCCCCACCTCGGGCAACCCGTCGCAGGGCTCCCCGAGCGCCGACTACTACGCCTTCACCTACTGGCAGTACGTCGACACGCTGGTGTTCTGGGGCGGCTCGGCCGGCGAGGGCCTGATCCTGGCGCCCAACGCGACGGTGATCGACGCCGCGCACCGCAACGGCGTCAGGGTCTACGGCACCGTCTTCTTCCCGCCCACCGCGTACGGCGGGAAGATCGAGTGGGTGCGTGACTTCGTCAGGAAGTCGGGCGGCGCCTACCCGGTGGCCGACAAGCTCGTCGAGGTCGCCCGGCACTACGGCTTCGACGGCTGGTTCATCAACCAGGAGACCGCGGGCGGGGACGCCGCCCTGGCCACCGAGCTGCGCGAGCTGATCACCTACGCCCGGGGCAGGGGCCCGGTCGAGTTCATGTGGTACGACGCGATGACCGAGAGCGGCTCGGTCACCTGGCAGGACGGCCTGACCCCGGCCAACGACGCCTTCCTGAACGACCCGCACCGGGTGTCGGACTCGATGTTCCTCGACTTCGGCTGGACCGCCGCCGGCCAGCACGCCTCGCGAGACCTGGCCCGCTCCCTCGGCCGCGACGAGCACGAGCTGTTCGCGGGCATCGACACCGAGGCGAACGGCTACGCCACGGGCGTCCCGTGGGAGGCGGTGTTCCCGTCCGGGCAGCCGCACGTCACCTCGCTCGGCATCTACCGTCCGGAGTGGACGTGGAAGTCGTCGAGCGGCCCGGCCGACTTCCGCGCCCGCGACTCGCGCTTCTGGGTGGGCGCCAACGCCGACCCGTCCGACACCACGACGTCATCGCCGTGGAAGGGCCTGGCCCACTATGTCGCCGAGTCGACCCCCATCACCGCGAAGCCGTTCGTGACCGGATTCAACACCGGGCACGGCGACTTCTACAACGTCCGCGGGGTGCGCGTGCGCGACGGCGGCTGGAACAACCTGTCGATGCAGGACGTGCCGCCCACCTACCGGTGGGTCGTCGAGTCGGCCGGCAGCAGGCTGACCCCGTCCATCGACTACGGCGACGCCTACGAGGGCGGCTCGTCGCTGCGGCTCACGGGCCGGCTCGACGCCGTCAACACGGTGCGGCTCTACCAGGCCCGGCTGCCGGTCTCCGCCGGCACCAGGTTGTCGGTCGTGCTCAAGACGCCACAGGCCGGGCCGACGCGGCTGCAGGCGGCGGTGGCGTTCGCCGACGCCCCGCACACGTTCACCACCTTCGATCTCGGCGCGACCGGGGGCACCGGCTGGGAGCGCCGGACGCTCGACCTGTCCGCGCACGCGGGACGGACGATCGCGCAGCTCGGCCTGCGGGTCACCGGGACGGCCGACGCCTACGACATCCGGGTGGGCCAGCTCGCCGTCCACGACGCCGGGTGGACCCCGTCGCCGCGCCGTCCCGGCTGACGGTGCTCGGCGTCACCGACGTCTCCCCGTCGCGCAAGTCGCTCCGGCTGTCCTGGACCGGCGCCCGGCGGGTGCACCACTACGACGTCTACCGCCGTAACCCCGACGGCAGCCGCACCCATCTGGGCGCGACGCCGAACGACGCC from Nonomuraea muscovyensis includes the following:
- a CDS encoding ABC transporter substrate-binding protein, with protein sequence MRRYWSGLGLAAVVAVAGCGLGETGQQAAAPDATVTGEVKGKVTLQTWALKPKFTAYVQGVIDGFERKHPGVTVEWLDQPGEGYSDKVLSQAAGGSLPDVTNLPPEFALPLVKQGLLLDVSKADPGVTDEYVSGGVAAYTYAGFQGVYGYPWYLNTDVNYWNSELMTRYGLDPKKPPADFDELVAQARTLKDKSGGKVYLMSRKPELGDLVQAGVKLMSDDGTRFTFNTPEAAALLDEYRAAFKEGLLPRDVLTDTYAGNAKLFNEGTVAWTTGGGNHITSLAVDNPSLAPKVVPSPAMGTPPLYVQGLSVSSRTKNAPAALALARWVTSPENQAAFAHLVAVFPSTKASADDPFFSKSDGTNAGEAKVMAFRSLAQARMLEPVVLTEAMKKLIRQQFALAISGEVSAKEALDTAVAKCDELLQN
- a CDS encoding carbohydrate ABC transporter permease, which codes for MTHRRWFTPWLLVAPAVCWLLVFNIWPSINTVVLAFTNAKPLGGGHFTGLANFARALDDDQLTDALVNSIVYMLVCLPLLTMLPLLLAILVEKRLPGITFFRTAFYTPVVASAVVVALIWGWVLDDRGLVNGFAQWLGVVTEPVPFLTDRWLLLFSAISLTIWKGLGYYMIIYLSALGNVRRELHEAAAVDGAGPVRRFWSVTVPGVRNTMLLVSVLVSVSALRVFSELYVLSNGTGGPGGRDMSVVMLIQLYTRGFSGHLGYASALSLVLFVITIGPMLLLLRLDRKGS
- a CDS encoding GH85 family endohexosaminidase C-terminal domain-containing protein, whose product is MDPVAAPSRLTVLGVTDVSPSRKSLRLSWTGARRVHHYDVYRRNPDGSRTHLGATPNDAYFVPSLDRVGAETTTTIEVEAVGAEYGRSTPAVTRVTWPG
- a CDS encoding glycoside hydrolase 5 family protein, with amino-acid sequence MPLSHPIRFGANYVPPAGWFHGWLDFSPDSVRRDLDDLAGLGLDHVRVFPIWPWIQPNRALIRQRGIDDLLQVIDIAAESGLSVAVDLLQGHLSSFDFLPSWVLTWHERSLFTDPEVRDGIAAYADRVARAVGERDNVFAVTLGNEVNNLYPANPTTPEASTRWAAELIDVVRAAAPHLLCLHSLYDASWYDPGHPFRPADNVDLGDLTTVHSWVFNGVSAVDGPLGPATVTHADYLVELAAATSPDPARPVWLQEVGAPRPDVPQADAAEFTRRTLDAVTANPALWGVTWWCSHDVDRSLADFPAREYDLGLFTVDHRAKPAARALASAAEAHRRSRPPAARRPALLCEVDLRAEPERRAEVAPGGAFHTEWVRLRQAGPLAIVTRSRAADSGYLAARGIDAVLTET
- a CDS encoding LacI family DNA-binding transcriptional regulator, which translates into the protein MGRPTIADIAERVGVSKGAVSFALNGRPGVAEATRARILQVAKEMNWRPHSAARALGGARADAVGLVIARPASTLGVEPFFAQLLSGLQAGLSQQAVAMHLMIVEDVEAETQVYRDWASAHRVDGFILVDLKVRDPRIDVLEELGVPAVVLGGPGRHGSLSSVWADDREAMLSVVDYLAALGHRRIAHVAGLPGFRHTQRRMRALRDSSRRLGLADTVTLTTDFSDAEGAAATRTLLSRGRRPTAIVYDSDVMALAGLGVAGEMGVRVPDELSIVAFDDSVLTRIAHPAITALSRDTFAYGRRLAEVMLEVIDDPGRRQDVRTATPRLVVRESTAPPGTWQAD
- a CDS encoding endo-beta-N-acetylglucosaminidase, whose amino-acid sequence is MRRRLLPLLCAALTTVAVLSTPVLSTAVQATPTPAAAATAPPATATRAPEPVAASTVRAGGDGGQPYASFWYPDTILGWDPATDPDARFNRSRVPLRPRASLPALKANPHARAGEGRVASLVSFAPTSGNPSQGSPSADYYAFTYWQYVDTLVFWGGSAGEGLILAPNATVIDAAHRNGVRVYGTVFFPPTAYGGKIEWVRDFVRKSGGAYPVADKLVEVARHYGFDGWFINQETAGGDAALATELRELITYARGRGPVEFMWYDAMTESGSVTWQDGLTPANDAFLNDPHRVSDSMFLDFGWTAAGQHASRDLARSLGRDEHELFAGIDTEANGYATGVPWEAVFPSGQPHVTSLGIYRPEWTWKSSSGPADFRARDSRFWVGANADPSDTTTSSPWKGLAHYVAESTPITAKPFVTGFNTGHGDFYNVRGVRVRDGGWNNLSMQDVPPTYRWVVESAGSRLTPSIDYGDAYEGGSSLRLTGRLDAVNTVRLYQARLPVSAGTRLSVVLKTPQAGPTRLQAAVAFADAPHTFTTFDLGATGGTGWERRTLDLSAHAGRTIAQLGLRVTGTADAYDIRVGQLAVHDAGWTPSPRRPG